From a region of the Deltaproteobacteria bacterium genome:
- a CDS encoding ATP-binding cassette domain-containing protein produces the protein MIEMDQITKRYGETVAVDRLSFRVAKGEILGLLGPNGAGKTTIMRILTGYLAADDGKINVSAWHLPEQSFEIRRKIGYLPESNPLYPDMGVVDYLSFITSMRGVTRRDRKRRVDEVIKIAGLEKMAHKNIGELSKGYCQRVGLAQAIVHDPDILVLDEPTVGLDPNQIVEIRHLIQRFGREKTVLLSSHILPEVAATCSRIIILNRGRIVGSGTPEEMSVRARGGHAVTFALNAPSEAVITRLKASRPVKNIECLGEAGEGIWRFRVITDDDIDIRETIFRMAVDNRWVLTELYRESLSLEEVFQHLTVEEVVP, from the coding sequence ATGATTGAAATGGACCAGATCACCAAGCGTTACGGAGAAACGGTAGCCGTAGATCGCCTGTCCTTCCGTGTGGCAAAAGGGGAGATTCTGGGTCTGCTCGGCCCGAACGGTGCAGGGAAGACAACGATTATGCGGATCCTGACGGGATATCTTGCTGCGGATGACGGGAAAATCAACGTTTCCGCGTGGCATCTCCCCGAACAATCCTTTGAGATCAGGCGTAAAATCGGGTACTTGCCGGAAAGCAATCCCCTTTATCCGGACATGGGGGTCGTGGATTATCTTTCGTTCATCACTTCCATGAGAGGCGTGACAAGGAGGGACCGCAAAAGACGGGTTGACGAAGTGATTAAAATAGCCGGATTGGAGAAAATGGCCCACAAGAATATCGGCGAACTGTCCAAAGGTTATTGTCAGCGGGTTGGTCTCGCCCAAGCCATTGTTCACGATCCCGACATACTCGTTCTAGATGAACCGACGGTTGGTCTCGATCCCAATCAGATTGTGGAAATCAGGCATCTCATTCAGCGATTCGGGAGAGAAAAGACGGTTCTCCTGAGTTCCCATATTCTGCCCGAGGTCGCGGCGACATGCAGTCGAATTATTATCCTGAATCGGGGGAGGATCGTTGGTAGCGGCACCCCCGAAGAGATGTCCGTTCGTGCCCGGGGTGGCCATGCCGTCACATTTGCCCTGAATGCCCCTTCCGAAGCGGTTATAACGCGACTCAAAGCAAGCCGGCCGGTAAAGAACATTGAGTGTCTGGGTGAGGCGGGTGAGGGGATCTGGCGATTCCGGGTGATTACGGACGACGATATCGATATTCGGGAGACGATCTTTCGCATGGCTGTCGACAACCGGTGGGTGCTGACCGAGCTTTACCGGGAATCACTGTCCCTGGAGGAAGTGTTTCAGCATTTGACTGTGGAGGAGGTTGTCCCATGA
- a CDS encoding universal stress protein, with translation MAGERVIKVLAAIDGSPISETVLKHSGRYAQLSGCDLTLIHVLEDIIPYKTLPDTPLYRERKQEGEKILEQAKNNLAEYGVTCKTILAAGPVAEEIVRIAEEKQVDYIFMGHRGHRGFKRMLLGSVADDVSKYAHCAVTIIR, from the coding sequence ATGGCAGGAGAAAGGGTTATCAAGGTTCTTGCCGCCATTGACGGCTCTCCCATTTCGGAAACCGTCCTGAAACACAGCGGCCGATACGCACAATTGTCCGGATGTGATTTGACGCTGATTCATGTTCTAGAGGATATCATACCCTACAAAACGCTTCCCGACACACCCCTTTACCGCGAACGCAAACAGGAAGGCGAGAAAATCCTCGAGCAGGCCAAAAATAACCTCGCCGAGTACGGTGTGACCTGCAAAACCATCCTGGCCGCGGGTCCGGTTGCAGAAGAAATCGTCAGAATCGCCGAAGAGAAGCAGGTGGACTATATCTTTATGGGACATCGGGGACACCGGGGTTTTAAGAGGATGCTTCTGGGAAGTGTGGCCGATGACGTCAGTAAATATGCCCACTGCGCCGTAACCATTATCAGGTAG